CTCCAAATACCGGGCGAAGCCCTTTACCAGTGACAACACAACCAAAGTGGTGATCACCGCGCCGAACCCGGAGCCCTGAGGCCAGGCCAACGCCTCGTCGCCCCGCCCGCTGGACGGGCCGGCGCCGAGCACCGCCCAGCCCGCCACCGCCAGCAGGGCTATGCCCGCGATCAGCCCGGCCGTTCGGAAGAGGATCGACAGGGCAAGCGGCGGCAGGATCGGCCGGGCGAGCGCCAGCAGCCGGCGTCGCAGCTGGCGCGGACTCATCGCCTGACCGGCCACGCCGTCCAGGGAATCCGGCGGGGCCGACTCGTCTGGGCGGCGGCCGCCCCGAGAAGTCGAGGCAAGCTGCCCTGCGGGTCGCCTGGCTTCCTGCGCCGCTCTTGGCTCGCTCCCGGTCATGAGCCCACCTCCACGGTCCGGTCGGCGTGCATGATGGTGGCCCGGCGGTGCGAGATCGCGATCACCGTCTTGTCTTCGCCCAGCTTCTCGAGCGAGGCGAGAATGGCCCGTTCGGCGGCCAAGTCCACGTGGGCGGTCGGCTCGTCCAGGATCAGGATCGGGGCGTTCTTGAGGAACGCCCGCGCTATCCCCAGGCGCTGGGTCTGTCCGCCGGAGAGGGCCAATCCGCGTTCGCCCACCGGCGTGTCCAGGCCTTCCGGCAATTCCGCGACGAAGTCGGCCAGGTCCGCTGCCGCCAAAGCCTCGGCTAGGCGCTCGTCCGGCGCGTCCTGGTCGGCCACCCGCAGGTTGTCCCGCAAGGTGCCCGTGAACAGGTAGGTGTGTTGGGCCACCACCGCGAGTTGCGCGCGCTGCCAGGCCAGCGGGACGGCGGTGACGTCCTTCCCGAAGAGTCTGATCGCGCCGCCGGCGGGCCGCAGGTTGCCCTGGATCAGTTCGGCGATCGTGGTTTTCCCAGCCCCGGACGGTCCGACGATGGCGACGTGCTCGCCTTGGTCTACAGCCAAGTCGAAGCCCGTCAAGACGGGCGGCCCCGCCGGGTAGGCGAAGTCGACGCCGCGAACCTCGACCGCCGCAACGTTTGAGCCAGCGGGCGGGCTAACCGCCTTGGGCGCCGGGCTCTCGGCGAGTGGCCGGGAGACCGCCGACGCGTCGGGGGCGCAGGGGCGCGCCTCGCCGGGCGTCTGGGCGCGCTGGTCGGCCCAGTCGGCTGGGGCGGCGGAGGCGATGGCCGACGGCCTAACGGCCTTGGGCGCCGGGCTCTCGGCGAGTGGCCGGGAGACCGCCGACGCGTCGGGGGCGCAGGGGCGCGCCTCGCCGGGCGTCTGGGCGCGCTGGTCGGCTGGGGCGGCGGAGGCGACGGCGGGCGGGCGGACGGCATCGGACAACTGGGCGGGCTGGTCCGCCGGGTCGGGGACGGCGGGCGGCTCGGCGAGGAAGGCCTTGATCTCCTTGGCGGAGGCGATCCCGCCCATGCCGATGTAGAAGAACTGGCCGATGCGGTCCAGGGGGTCCAGGAGGAGCGTGCCGCAAAGGACCAGCGCCAGGCCCTCGCCGGGGCTGATCGCGCCTTGGTCGATCCGCCAGAGGGACAGGGCGGCGACGGCGGCGACGAAGGCGAGCGAGAAGAGGGAGTCGACCACGAAGAGCATCAGCTGGTTGCCGGCGAGCAGGCGCATGACGTGGCGGCGGAGCTCCTCCGCGGCGGCGGCCAGGCTGGCGCCGTGGCGGCGGTCGGCGTTCAGGAGCCTCAGGGTGGGCAGGCCCTGGATGGCGTCGAGGAACTTGGCGGCGAAGACCTGGCCGTTTTCGCGGTAGCGGCGCGAGACGCCCCGGAACGCGGCCTGGAAACCGCCCAGGGCCACGGGGATGGCGGGGATCGCGATCGCCACCAGGCCTGCCACCGGCCAATCGACCAGGGCTCCCATCATGAGCAGGACCAGGACGGGGGCGGTCATCGAACCGATCATGGGGCCTAGGAACGAGCCCCGGTAGGCGGCGGCGCGTTCAACGCCGTCCGTGGCGGTGGAGACTATCGCGCCGGTCCGCTCGCGGGAGCGCTGAGCGGCGCCCAGTTTGAAGACGTGGGCTATGACGCGGCGGCGCTCGGCGGACTCGTCGGCTACCTGATCCTTGGCCGCCAGGTGCGGGATCAGGCCCGCCGCCACTGCGGCGACCAGGGCCAATCCCGCCATCAGGGCTTTGGTTTGGAGGTCCCAGGCCTCTTCGGCGAAGGGCGCGTCGCGCCAGGCGAGCCGGCCGATGGCGATGTAGAGCCCGGCCAGCGCGACGCTTTGGATCCAACTGAGAGCCACCACCGGGAAACGCCGCACCACACGCGCTAGCCTACCCAAGGACCGCGCCAGCCTGTTAGGCAAGCCTTACTTCTTGGTTTGGCCGTCTATCCAGACGGCCGCGCGCTTGGGCTGCGGGGCGTGGCCAAGACACGTCCGGCAGAGCGGTGGGAGCCGGTAGACGTGGGCCGATCTGTTCTAAACCTCATCCGCAAGCATTCTGGCTCCAGCGACGGGCCCCGCCGCTAGGTCGGAGCGCAGGCGCCGCTTTTGTCTGCAGCCAGCAGACCCTGGGTGCCGTCTCCGTGAATAGCATCATGCTTGTGCCGGCGCTGAAGCACAGCTGCTTCAAAGAGCGGGTTTGGCATAGGGCGTTACACGGGTCGTTATGAAACTGGGAGCACGGGGGCACAGGAGGAAAAGATGTTTTGTCAGAATTGCGGAAGGCAGTTGACGGACCAAGGAACGTTTTGCCCCAACTGCGGGACCAGACGCGCGCCAGGCGCACAAGCACCACGGCAATCTCCCCAGCCGATGGCCACAGGGCAGTCTCCTGGGGTTACGCCCGTGCCGCCGATGCCGCCCGACCCCGGCCCGGCGCAAGGCGCCAACCGGGTGCCCTATCCGCCGGGCCCCGGTCCGGCCGTGTACGCCAACAGGGCGGCCTACCCGCCGCCGGGCCCCTTCCCGCCTCATCCCGGAGTTCCTGGCCTCCGGGCTCGGCGCAAGCGACGCCTGAAGACGCCCGTCTTGATCACTGTTATCGTGGTCCCGGTTGTGGCGCTGTTCCTGCTCATTGGGCTGTTGAACGATCTCAGCGACGGAGAACTTGGAAATCAGCCCACAGCCAATGACCAGCCCGGGTCCAACGAGGGGACTGAGGCGCAAAAGAACGATCCACTGACCTGGTGCGCGCTCGCATCGCGGCCGATCGTTGTCGAGGACATCGCCTTCTCCTGCGACGCCTTGACCGTAGTCGTGAACAGCGCCGCGGAACCCGACGGCAAGTTCGTCGTTGACGTCCGGCTGAGCTTCTCCTCAGGCAAAGACACCGAAGCCGCAGTCGCGAGGTTTGAGGATGGCCATTTCGTGGTCGACGGCACACGATTGGAAATCGGGGAGGTGCTTGCTTTTCGCACCAACGTTGCTCTGGTGTCGGTTGCCGGGCAGGGCAAGGCTCCG
The DNA window shown above is from Bifidobacteriaceae bacterium and carries:
- a CDS encoding ATP-binding cassette domain-containing protein, with product MVRRFPVVALSWIQSVALAGLYIAIGRLAWRDAPFAEEAWDLQTKALMAGLALVAAVAAGLIPHLAAKDQVADESAERRRVIAHVFKLGAAQRSRERTGAIVSTATDGVERAAAYRGSFLGPMIGSMTAPVLVLLMMGALVDWPVAGLVAIAIPAIPVALGGFQAAFRGVSRRYRENGQVFAAKFLDAIQGLPTLRLLNADRRHGASLAAAAEELRRHVMRLLAGNQLMLFVVDSLFSLAFVAAVAALSLWRIDQGAISPGEGLALVLCGTLLLDPLDRIGQFFYIGMGGIASAKEIKAFLAEPPAVPDPADQPAQLSDAVRPPAVASAAPADQRAQTPGEARPCAPDASAVSRPLAESPAPKAVRPSAIASAAPADWADQRAQTPGEARPCAPDASAVSRPLAESPAPKAVSPPAGSNVAAVEVRGVDFAYPAGPPVLTGFDLAVDQGEHVAIVGPSGAGKTTIAELIQGNLRPAGGAIRLFGKDVTAVPLAWQRAQLAVVAQHTYLFTGTLRDNLRVADQDAPDERLAEALAAADLADFVAELPEGLDTPVGERGLALSGGQTQRLGIARAFLKNAPILILDEPTAHVDLAAERAILASLEKLGEDKTVIAISHRRATIMHADRTVEVGS